One Brevibacterium spongiae DNA segment encodes these proteins:
- the menD gene encoding 2-succinyl-5-enolpyruvyl-6-hydroxy-3-cyclohexene-1-carboxylic-acid synthase: MSNSSAAAQQIARSLIRSGVTDVVIAPGSRSAPLVYALAPLAEAGLIRTHVRVDERDAGFLALGLARGLRARGQESAVAVVTTSGSAVANLHPAVLEASYGHLPLLALTADRPARLRATGANQTIDDQSQVLSDVRARFDIPAGETAETVDRAVVDAVTTSMGRIGGTGTEAAGPVQFNVQFDTPLVPTPEELSAWTDEIAGLAESGAASTETHFSEVERDGAGNGPQTSAEVTITEGTVIVAGDAGGHSAESLRVLASDHHLPVLAEPSSPLARTAADPSNSSASGTAELSTIVPAHARVLGEHPELREAVRTVIVHGKPTLTRPVAALLADESVRVQRVPDDVDALDLRLADESEDAASSGPAWVREWIAAGEGFVSTASASDFQSTARAVTEHLAAQDITLFVASSNSVRYLSEATDIRARIHASRGLAGIDGLVSTATGLSLGLGEPVVLLIGDIAMLHDIGGLLTPSAEEAGEVTIVVLNDDGGAIFSGLEHSQPHLAGYLERYFTVPHGRGFAELAAAYGWEYTQVSRSAEFERALSGSVNTDVHGADVSGTDPSGTDPSDGDAAGGVRRIIEVTPAR, translated from the coding sequence ATGTCGAATTCGAGCGCAGCGGCGCAGCAGATAGCCCGGAGCCTGATCCGGTCCGGGGTCACAGACGTGGTCATCGCCCCCGGGTCCCGGTCCGCTCCCTTGGTGTACGCGCTCGCACCTCTCGCCGAGGCGGGCCTCATCCGCACCCATGTGCGCGTCGATGAGCGTGATGCCGGGTTCCTCGCCCTCGGTCTGGCGCGAGGTCTGCGTGCGCGGGGACAGGAATCTGCGGTCGCGGTCGTGACGACGTCCGGTTCGGCCGTGGCCAATCTCCACCCGGCCGTCCTCGAAGCCTCCTACGGGCATCTGCCGCTGCTGGCGCTGACCGCCGACCGGCCGGCCAGGCTGCGGGCGACCGGTGCGAACCAGACCATCGACGACCAATCACAGGTGCTCAGCGACGTCCGTGCCCGTTTCGATATTCCCGCCGGTGAGACCGCAGAAACAGTCGATCGCGCGGTCGTCGACGCTGTCACGACGTCGATGGGTCGCATCGGCGGCACCGGCACCGAGGCGGCCGGACCGGTCCAGTTCAACGTGCAGTTCGACACCCCGCTCGTTCCCACCCCGGAGGAGCTGAGCGCGTGGACGGACGAGATCGCGGGGCTCGCAGAGAGCGGCGCTGCGAGCACTGAGACCCACTTCTCAGAAGTGGAGCGCGACGGTGCAGGGAACGGTCCGCAGACATCCGCCGAAGTCACCATCACCGAGGGAACGGTCATCGTGGCCGGAGACGCCGGCGGGCATTCGGCCGAATCTCTGCGCGTGCTCGCTTCTGACCACCATCTGCCGGTGCTTGCCGAGCCTTCGAGCCCACTGGCCCGCACCGCTGCTGATCCGTCGAACTCCTCGGCTTCCGGAACAGCCGAACTTTCGACGATTGTGCCCGCTCATGCCCGCGTGCTCGGCGAACACCCCGAGCTGCGTGAGGCGGTCCGCACCGTCATCGTCCATGGCAAACCGACTCTGACCAGGCCTGTTGCTGCGCTGCTCGCCGACGAATCCGTGCGGGTCCAGCGGGTGCCCGATGACGTCGACGCGCTCGATCTTAGGCTCGCGGATGAGTCCGAAGATGCGGCGAGCTCGGGGCCGGCGTGGGTGCGTGAGTGGATCGCTGCGGGGGAGGGGTTCGTCTCGACCGCCTCGGCGAGCGATTTCCAGTCGACGGCACGAGCGGTCACCGAGCACCTCGCGGCACAGGACATCACTCTCTTCGTCGCGAGCTCGAACTCGGTGCGCTACCTCAGCGAGGCCACCGACATCCGTGCCCGCATCCACGCCTCGCGGGGACTGGCCGGCATCGACGGGCTCGTCTCCACCGCCACAGGACTGTCCCTGGGGCTGGGGGAGCCTGTCGTCCTGCTCATCGGCGATATCGCCATGCTCCACGACATCGGCGGACTGCTCACCCCGAGCGCCGAGGAAGCCGGTGAGGTGACGATCGTGGTGCTCAACGACGATGGTGGGGCGATCTTCTCCGGACTCGAACACTCGCAGCCCCACCTCGCCGGATATCTGGAACGCTACTTCACTGTCCCGCACGGGCGCGGTTTCGCCGAACTCGCCGCCGCCTACGGCTGGGAGTACACCCAGGTGAGCAGGTCAGCGGAGTTCGAACGAGCCTTGTCCGGCAGCGTCAACACTGACGTTCATGGCGCTGACGTGTCCGGAACAGACCCTTCCGGAACA